The DNA region ACTCTTGGGCAGGAAAAACCAAAGTCATTCTCAGGTCACATGTGTACATCTCTGTGTTTCTGAGCCCTTCCCATGCCCCTACATAACAGGTGTAAATCAGGTAACCATCTCTCAAATGGGAAATTTCAGTCCAGAGAGGCAGCATGACTTGCCAAGGGTCTCACAGCTAGGGTTCTTTGTGCATGGGCCAGGGTGACAGCCAGGTCTCCCTTCTTTTGAGTCCCAGCTCTTCTGGGCCTCTATTAGGACCCAAACAAAAGGGAACTGTCTCAACCTAGCAGCCAGGAGACAGGCAGCTCAGCCCTCTAGTCACTCCTGAGACCTCCGTCCAAAACCTGTCTGTATTCCATGCACGGGGGAGAACATGGTTTAGAGTGTCCTAAAGGATTTTCCAGGgttgaggcccagagagaagtGGCTTTCCACAGTCACAGAGCAGCTTGAGATACCTCTGTGTATTTCCTACTCTCTGGCAGATTAGGATGTCACcagaaaatgtagaaataataTTGATcctagcagcttgagaggctagCTATTATGGGCCTGGCCTTGTACGAAGCACTTTACCCACATTAACTCATCCGGTCCTGTTAGGAACTCCCTTATACAGACGTACGAAGCAGAGATTGAGGAACTTGCTCAAGCACACACAGGGAGATGTCTGAGGATCTGAGAAAAATGAAGTCGAGTTGAAGGAGCAGGAAGTGGAGAGGACACAGGGGAATCACTGATTCATCCACAATGCAGAAAGTCTTTAGAGCATCCCAACCTTCTTCCCGCAGACTGAGCCCAGAGAGGATAAGCAACCTGGTCAGCCTCAAAGCAAGTTAGAAGCGCCTTCTAACATGACCAAACTTGCATATGATGCCCCCAACCCATGTGAAACTTCTCAGCCACTGGGCAATCAGGTCTGCCCTGAAGGCCATCCTGAGGCTTGTTTTGAGGCACCCCTAGTTCTATAGAAAGACATCAGCATCACGAGTAAGGAGTTGCAGTGCTGCCGTCTGCCAGCAGAGGGCGCCGTGGGCCGCACACTCATTCTAGTGAAGGCCCCAAGGTTCAGGAGTTCCTGTGCACCAGAAGTTTTCTCATTAGCATGGGAGGGAGGAAATGACCCATTCTGGAGGaggaaacaggcccagagagCATCAGCAGGTTTACCAGAGTGTACATCAagtctctctctaaaataaataaataaataaaccctttatttaaaaaaaaaaaaagatgatggtaCTGAAGAGAATTTAGTagggttcttaaaaaaaaaaaaaaagaaaaaaagaaaactgaagcacagtATGCAGCCGGGGAGACTGTCATTGTGACTGGTAATAGCTGACATGTGttgtgggtcactgggggccagGCAAGGGGCTGCAGTCCTGGCTCTGACTTCCTGCCGCATGACCCTAGGCATGTTGCTTAACTTCCTTGCGCCTTGgggttctcatctgtaaaatggcagGGTCAGGAGAGGAGAATGCACTCGTGTGTGACACGTTAGTGTCCTTGGAGCGTCGGTATTGTTCACTTATTGCTTGTTCACTGGGGGACTCCTTAGTGAAAAGGTAGAGGCAGACAGAGGGCAAATcgtttgtccaaggtcacacagctgggaatGGTAAAGCCAGAACTCAATCCAGGCAGTCTGGCACCAAAGTCGTGCTCTTTACCAatatgtcattcttctttaataaTAGAACAGTGCAAAGCCCGGGCCACATGATCATTCACGGCCTCCGATCGGATCCCATACTCTCCTCATTTCCAGAAAAAAGACCCCAAAGCACAGAAAGATGGACTCGCCCACGGTCATCACCTAGATAGAATCTGTGTTGGGGAACCAGGTCGTCCTCACCTTTCAATGGCCCGGGCCACGTGAGGTGCAGACCTGTCCTCCCTACAGCAGACCCTGCTGGGCTGCCGGGCAAGTCTTTATCATTCATTCCTCCAATACTTATCAAATGCCCACTGGCTGGGTCCCTTGTGGTAAGTGGCAGCTGAGTCACAGACCCTTTTCAGGACCTCCAGGGGTGCAGGACCTCGGGGGGAGCAGTGCACCTGGGCATAAGGACCACCGACACTTGTACCTCAGGTTCCTTATGTGTAAATAAGGACTGTTGGGGTGACatgggtggggatgggaaggaagcactcagcccagagcctggcaccCAGCGTGTGCTCGGTCACCACCATCGGTGATTACCATGCAAGAGGACTCAGGAGAAGGAGGGGGTCTGGAGGCCTGGCAGTCATTCAACCCAGTCCCAAGCGAACCCGATGCACGCTCTGGGAGCTGAGCACCAGGCCACTACCTGGCATGGGAGGTGGGACAACCTCGACACCAGAGGCAGGTGGAAGCTGGGCACCTCCTCCCCCTTGGATTAAAATCTGCCACCACCACTGCCCCCACCCCGCTTCTGACCACAGAGCACCTTGCACCTGAGTCACCCATGCCACAGCCCACAGCCACCTCTAAGCATAGGGCCCTGTACCAGTTGCTGAAGGGACAGGGAAGATAAGAGCACACCCTCACCTTCAGTGCTGGGGAGACTTTGCCCCGTGCCCACCCAAATGCCAAACAAGAGGCAAAACCCTAAAGGCTGAGTCAGCCAGGCCCTGTGACTAGAGGCCCAGCGGAAGTCTGGAGGTCACAGGAATCGGGCCTCAGGATTACAAAGCCCAAGTCTCCCACCTACTCCCTGGAGAGGGGGCGGTTACAGATTGCAGGGGTCAGATGCAGAGGGTCCAATGGGATTTGCTACTCCCAGGCTGCAGAACCTCAGAAAGGGGTTCTGACTTCTATTGTTCTCTGCAATTAAAGGACAATGGGAAACGCTGGGTAATTAAGTACCAGGATGATAAGTTTGTTCAATGCCTGCCAGAAACCCTCCAGGGAGCCCAGGGAAGGTGTGGACCGGGCAAGGGCACCTGAGGCAGAAACAAGCGGAGGTGGCCCCTGTCCTCCAGAAGCCCCTATGGAATCCCCTGGGGAAGAGCCAGCCTGCCCATCCACCAGTCACTCAAACACGTGACAGACAGGATTTCTGGTCCAACTCCAGccaagggcaggaggagggggaggcaaTTGTCATGGGGGCTCAGGAAGACTTCTAGAGCGCAGGGCAGAGCAGGTTTGGGAGCAAACACAAGGAGGTTCCCTCTATGCCACAGCTATTACATGCCACACACTCGACCCCCTGTGAATCCTCCAGCAACCCCAGGAAGTGGGTCTCAAAGGAGTGCAATTGGTCTATGCCACACCTAGTCATGGCACACCTACTGGGAGCCAGTCACTGCTCACATAGTTCCAGCCCTGGGGAGCTCAAAGCATAGAGCAGGAGGCAGACAATTAAATAGTCTTCAGCGAAGTCACTTTTTCAAGCAAGTAAAAGGCATAAttataatagctaacatttatatAGCAATTATTGTGTGCGCTTTCTCAATTTCCTTACATGTAAAATGGGGGCTCTAATAATACCTACTTCCTGTGGCAATTAAATAAGTTAACGTATGTAAAGCATCAAGGCAGAGCCTGGCATACAGTTAGGGCTCCATACAGGACACCTTCACTGCCATCATTTACTTGGGCCTTCCAACGACGCTGGAAGGTTTTTAAGTGAAGCTTGTAATttcaggctggtctggaactcctGGGCGAAAGTGATTTTCCGCTTCAGCCTGGAGAGTAGCTGTAccgacaggcatgcaccatgttTGGGTGGGAAAGCTGAAATCCATAGACGTTATAGGACTGGAAAAGCAGAATGTTCTTGGACAAAGAGAACACAGGGTTTGAAACTTGGCTCCACCTCTCACTGCTGTTAGTTTAGACCGACTGAAtgtctgcctcagtttcttcacctgcaAAGTGGTGTAATAACTACCTTCAAAGCGTGCGACACTGTCTTACAAGCGGCCATCATTCTCCAAGTGCTGCCACGGGGTCTCAGAGCTAGGGGGCGCCAGGACGGACGGGGTCAAAGAGGAAAGCCTTCCCCCGGGGCCTCCGGCTCAACATCCCTCTCACTTCTCGCCCCTCCAGGTTATGTCCCGCACTGCCTGCCCCCAAGCAGCTACGATGGCGACCAGAAGCCAGGCCTGGAGCTGGCGCCGGCCGAGCCCGCGTACCCGCCCGCGGCCCCGGAGGAGTACAGCGACCCCGAAAGCCCGCAGTCGAGCCTGTCCGCGCGCTACTTCCGCGGGGAGGCGGCCGTGACCGACAGCTACTCCATGGACGCCTTCTTCATCTCAGACGGGCGCTCGCGACGGCGGCGGGGCGGGAGCGGCGGGGATGCGGCGGGCGCGGGGGACGCCGGGAGCGCCGGGGAGCGCGCGGGGCGCACGGGGGCGCCCGCGGGCGGCGGGCACCGGCACGCGTGCGCCGAGTGCGGCAAGACGTACGCCACGTCGTCGAACCTGAGCCGCCACAAGCAGACGCACCGCAGCCTGGACAGCCAGCTGGCGCGCAAGTGCCCGACGTGCGGCAAGGCGTACGTGTCCATGCCCGCGCTCGCCATGCACGTGCTCACGCACAACCTGCGCCACAAGTGCGGCGTGTGTGGCAAGGCCTTCTCGCGGCCCTGGCTGCTGCAGGGCCACATGCGCTCGCACACCGGCGAGAAGCCTTTCGGCTGCGCGCACTGCGGCAAGGCCTTCGCCGACCGCTCCAACTTGCGTGCGCACATGCAGACGCACTCGGCCTTCAAGCACTACCGCTGCCGCCAGTGCGACAAGAGCTTCGCGCTCAAGTCCTACCTCCACAAGCACTGCGAGGCCGCCTGCGTCAAGGGTGCCGAGCCTCCCCCGCTGCCCCCCGCTGGCCCTGCCAGCTGAGCCTCTCGCCCGGCCGGGGCGCCGGAACTTGCTCTCCACGCGCCCCGGGCCCCCCCACCTGCGCCCGCAGCGCCCTCTCCAACCCCCAGCTGCGTTTCCCTGCCCACGCCCCTCGCGGCGACCCCCATCCTGGCCCGGAAGTTTGTTCTTCAGCCCCCAAACTCACACCTCACTTCTGGAACTGTCTCCCCCAGCGCGCCCTATCCATACCATCCTTTCCTGTCACCTCTTGGACCTTGACTCCACTGTCCGCCTTCAAGGCTCCCAACTCAGGCACCAGGTCCGCAAGTCTCCCAGGTCCCCATTCAGACCTTGCACCGCTCTTTCAGACCTTTCTTCTCAACAAAGTCTCTGACCATTCCTCTCTTGAAGTCCCCAAATCGAAGGCCTAAACCCACCCACGTCTGCCACAATTTCCCCTAATCACATTAACTCAGGCCCGGGAAGAACACAGTCAACCCCAGGCCATGCCCTGGGCCTCTCTGCTGGGTCTCCCTGTGTATTTCCACCTGGGGATCTAGTTTGAGAACCCTCCTTTGGGTCTCAGTCTGTTCCATCCCCTCCATGCCAGGGCCTTAGATCTAGCTATTcactcacccccaccccttccATTTCTCACCTTTAATCTTGGGGGGATCCTCACCACTCATCCCCACTTCCTGCTCTCCCGGGGATCCCCTCCCTCTACAGCTCTCATTCCCTGACTTTACCTAACCTAGAGCGGACCTGAGGGGCAGTTCAGGGCCCTGCCCCCTCATGTAGCCCATGTCCCCAGGACAACCCCTCCCTGGGCTTCAGCCTGGAGTTACCCACTCCCCAGATTCTCTGAGCACTTTCCTCCATCCCCAGGACTACAGGTACCCCTCCTTATTTTCGGAATGGGGGACGCCTGGAACACCTCACCAACGTCCCCAACCTTTGTCCAGCTGGGCCCTTccaattatttatttgtgtatttatttatctatttatttatctatttattattctcTTGGCCTCACCCAGGGACAGTCTGACTTCCCCAGCTGGACTGGGGGGGTCAGGGAACCAGGCAAGGAAAGGGACAGCAAAGgctgcccctcccctccaccacacacacacacactccttctGGTCTCGGGAGAAGCCCCACCCTCATCAGAGCCTGCACTCAATAAGGAAGAGGGCCCCAGAATGAGAGGGGAACCTGCTGACCCTCAACTGgcagggaggggcggggagggggcacCAGGAGATCCTGTCACGGGGCAGGTCCCCGCCCTCCTGAGTCTTCCACTCCTGCCCCAGGGAGCCCGGAGAGAGGAGCCTCCTcgttttcttatttattcctcTTCTCGAGGGACCCCAGGTTCCAGGGACCGACTGAGCCCCGGACCCCTCTGGGGCCCGCTCCCCGGGAGGAGCGCTCTCTCCCGGCCACGTCTATGCAACTCTCCCGGGCAGAGGGCCTAGGGCTGCCAGTCGCCCGCCCGTTGGCTGCCACTACCTCCTCCGCCGCGCTTTTGCATGCCCGCGTGAGGACCGAAGCACACACCTCCACGCGCACGGGCCCTGGCGCCCTCTGCTTTAAGCACACGCCTCTGCCCCCTTCCGCTCTGCGCCCAGCTTGCGGGCGAGTCCTGGActctcccacccctccccctctctaGCCGcaaaagagggtggagactggcgCGGCCCCAGCTGCAGGGGCCCCTCTCCAGGGCTTCAGAGAGGTGGGCGGAGCTTTGTCCTGCTCCAGGCCCCCCGGGAAGGGAGACTGCGGGGATGGTGGGAGAGAGAGGGGTCGCAGAAGCAATTATGGAGGGTGTTGACCCTGTAAATAGGAACTTCTGACAGCAATAATTTTCCATGCATGCTAAGCCTTTTGGCCATATTTTGTATGAGCGCTTGgcgctccccctccctccccctccaacTCATCCCCAGACCCTCATCCCTTGCCCACCTTCAGCAGTATTACTTGTAACACAATTCAGGGATATTAAAGGGACTTTGGCCACTTGCCAGCGCCTCCAGACCTTGTGACTGTGGGATGGGGGCGTCTGAGGGAGAGCTGGATTTTCCCATTCCATTCCCCCTCTCTGGAAACTGACCAGCCTGTAGCTGCCACCTGGGGTTCCCTGCGTGTGCAAGTCCCAGGCATTCTCAATCCTAAATATACTTCAAAGAAGGGTTCAAGAGCCACATGAACAACAAGTGAATGAAGCCAGTCCCCGGAGGACATTAGGGACATTAGGGAACGGTGGAGCCTGTGACTAATTGGAAAGAATATGTCTCCCCTCCAACAACTGCAGTTTGAATTGCACCTGACAAACAAAGCAGCGGTGGGCGTGTTTGTGCCTGACAGCCCGTTGATAACCCATTTTCTTCCCCACTTTATCCCCAGATCCACACATGTATATGGTCATGCGTGCAGCAAATGCAAACATATAAAACTGTTGGCTTTGGCTCAGCAGTCAACTAAAACCAGCAAGATGCCCCTAAAGCTTTTGAGCTACCTGTCACCAAAAGTTCAGGAAGCTGTGGAACAACCAGATTCTTGGTGATCTTTCAAGATACAAATCTGTCCTTGCCTTACGGAAAAACTTCActgaagctcagtagtagagtgcttgcctggtgtgCCTCAGGCCCTGGTTTGAGTCTagaaacaccaaaaacaaacagaaaaacaacctCAGTGGGACCACAATCTCTGGCCACTAGCCCCCAGTCCCAACACAGGCTCACCAAGAAGTTGGGCCCGTGTGCCTTGAGGGGGTGTTTGGCCAATGCTAGGCTGGACCTACACCTCTGCTGGGCCTCCTTGGGGTTCCTCCTTTTCTAGCAGGGTACTCACTTTTTAACCCCTCGCGCTGGGTGCTGCTCCCTGAGAAGGGTGCTAGGTGTTGCCACCAGCAAATgtaggcctggggctggggctcagtggcagagtgtggtagagcgcttgcctcgcaggtgtgaggcgctgggttcggtacttagcactgcaaaaataaataaataaataaaattaaggcatgctgtccatctacaactacaacaaAAGCTAAATAAGAGCAGAATAAATGGTAATGGtatcacataaaataataataataacagcagatGTGGGGTCTTGAGGGCAGGGAACCTGTTATATTCTTCAGCCCTCCACTCACAGCCCTCTGCATCTGCACACCGTCCTGATCAGCTGTTGCTTCCATTATATCTATTTTAGGGGCAGGGAAGGGAAACCACTCTAGATCAGATcttatatgcatgtatgagatCCCTTTGAAGCAGAAAATGTTTAATACAAGGAACTGGCTGCTGACTAAACTGCACTGACCCATGTAACATCCTCAGCTGGACATTCAGAACTCTACATCAGAAGTCCTGTAGCCAGGAGAGCTACTTCCCCTTCCACAATAAGAAACAGAGGGGAGTCTGCAACGCAACTCTGAGTTCAAGGCCACAGCACAGGACACACAGGGTCCGCATCCCTGGtcagcaccagagatggggaAGCCCCTGCCACTGGCTGGGTGGCCGTCTCCCATCCCCCACTGTGCTGTGGCTCAATGCTGCAATGCAGCTTCAGAGCTCTGCAGCATCTCCAGGGCCATCCTCAGAGTAGCAAGAGTCAAAAGCAGTAGGAATACGGTCCCTGCCCACTTCTGCCATCCAACTTTCATGGAAGCGTCCGACTGGCAGAAGTTAATTCACTGCTAGTAACCTTGCCGCAAAGCAGCCTGGGAAATGAAGTCAGCTCTCCTCCCAGGCATCTGGAAGGCACCCTACAGGGAGGTGGGAATGGATGCTGGTGCCCCCCAGCAATGTCCAGCCCAGTTTCAGGGATGCAACACCCATtccatccctctccctccctgatTAGCAGCCATGCAGTCTGGGGACTGACATCAGCTGAAGAGATGGTCTTGACTGGTCTATGAGTAAGACCATCCCCCATGCGCTCAGAAGGGCATGTGAACCACGTCTGACCAAGGAGATTTCAGAAGAGGATTCTGGAAGCTCATGGAAAACTCTACGGCtgcctttcccctccctctttttGTTACTGGAAGCTGAACACAGAAGCACTTTAGCGCTGAACTGCATCCCCACATCCCCATACCTTTTTcaagtttttgagacagggactgaCTAAATGGCTGAgcctggcctcgaacttgcgatcctcccgcctcagcctcctgagatcaCCCTCACTGGGATGACTGGTATGTCACGAAGCCTGCTGCTTCCTCTATCTTAAAAGAAAGGTagtccagggctgggattgtggctcagcggtagagcgctcgcctagctcAGGCCGgacccaagttcgatcctcagcaccatataaaaataaaaggcattgtgttgtgtccatctacacctaaaaaataaatatttaaaaaaaaaaaaaaggaaaggtagTCCAGTCTCTCTTCCCCTTGAACATGAACAGGGAAGCATGTCTCCTGACCATAAAGGGAACCAGCCTTCGCCCGAAGCCTACACCACAAGTGATACAGCAGGGCCATGGAGAGAGCCTGGGTCCTTGGTGACCTCAGGGAGAAAATGAAGGACCACCCTGAAACTTCACACTCTGTGAGGAGTGGCTTTATTGTTTAACCATTTTGTTTGCTCATCCTAGATGTGGATGCCTATGAAAACTTAAATGCAGTATATAACGTATAATTGTATAATGTATAATGTAATTACCCAAGAGTAAGAATATAGTTATAATATTAGGATATATCCAGGCTTGTGCGTATCATCAGTCATAATAATCAGCTTTCGGTGATGACGTCCAACCTATGTTGATGCCCCTGTGTCGATTTCATCAAAATATTCACAAAACTGAGTGGTTAAGGGGTTCTGTCGGCTGAACGGGGGCCCTGTTACCTGCAGCCCAGGGCAGCTCAGGTGGAGCAGGGATGCTGTCCCCTTTCACGGTCCCCTCAAAGAAGCCGCAATTCTCCTCCAGCGATTCCACCCCTGAGTGGTGCCAGCATCACCCAGACTGAACAATCTCTGAACTCACTTTTCCTGGAGGTGCAGCTTCACCCACCGCCAAGGGGCAGCCTGTCGCCATCAGCTGGTTCACTTTGGCTTCTGTCACTTGCAAAGAAGAGTCTGGACTAACGCCTCAAAACTACTCTGGAAGTGCAGACGTGGAGGTCGCCGAGATCTGTTCGTCATTTAAAATGTTCAGGATGCTTTGCGCTTTCCTAAGACTTGACTTCACATCATCTCTTCTTATATCTCCAAGACCCCTCAGATGAGGTGACATCATGCTGTCCACCTTGCAATCAGGAAACCAAGGCACAAACAGGTGGCTGGCCCGAGATCACGCACCTGAGTTTTAAGCCAGGCAAGGTGCAGAACCAGAGGCGGTGACCCCACGTCACTTGCCCCTTTGCCTCAGTTTTGGCTCCCTGATAGCAAAGTCTGGGTCTTGAGTGCAAGGTGTTTACATGGGGGGACCCCAGAAGGCAGAAATGAGGGGCAAGAAGAATAGGGCAGAGGGTGTGTTAGTGAGGCCACTGTTGTAGCCAAGGGCTGCCTACTGCTGGTCTCGGAGAAGGTTCTAGAAAGGTCTAGAACAAATGGTCTAGAACACTCCTCAAGTTGCCCACCTGGGATGGCCGAGATCAGCACCTGCTGTCCCCCTctggtgtgtgcctgtgtgtgggcAGAGCTCCCCaaggatggggatgtggggaCACAGGGGCTCAAGTCTGAGCTTGCATGGAACTTCGCAGCCCAACTGCAGATGAAATCAAAGTGAGTCGAGGGGGCAGCCAGTGACAGCAGGCCTGGTATTCATCGGACATCTGCCCATTGCTTAGCCATGTGCAGGTGCCTCGGAGCAGGCTAACCCCAGGAGGATGACTAAGGGGTCCCCTCTCAGCCCTCACAGTCATCCCAATGAGTGCCAGGCCCCTGCACCCCTGTTTAAGCAGCTCCGCACATGGCATGTCCCAGGAGGATGTGAGTGATCTTGGGCAGTCACATGACTCAAGCTGGCCAATCAGACTGAACGGAGGAAGAATTTCATATCACCATTGCTGGGAATGgattctctctttcctcctggaTGTGAACAAAGACGGAGATTGTCCCGTTGGCCCTGGAACTCATCTTGTGACCATAAGAAGCAGCAATGGAAGAGCAAACCTGCCTCAGCACCCCAAGGAGCTGCTCAGCGTGCACCCAAGATCCCAGAGGAAGAGGCAACTCTTCTACGTGAAATTAAAACAGAACTTAGGAGGTCAGCAGAGGGGACGAAGATGGAGAGGAAAACAGGGAGACAGGGGGCCGCACAGGATAAGCATGACGGCTGTGGTGGCGcccgcctgtgatcccagcagctcgggaggctgaggcaggaggatctcaagttcaaagccagcctcagcaacttagtgaggtcctaagcaaccctGTGACTCAGCCACCAAGTCCCCCAGCTGCTGAGTCACCTCCCTGCCA from Ictidomys tridecemlineatus isolate mIctTri1 chromosome 5, mIctTri1.hap1, whole genome shotgun sequence includes:
- the Scrt2 gene encoding transcriptional repressor scratch 2, producing MPRSFLVKKIKGDGFQCSGGPAPTYHPLETAYVLPGARGPPGDNGYVPHCLPPSSYDGDQKPGLELAPAEPAYPPAAPEEYSDPESPQSSLSARYFRGEAAVTDSYSMDAFFISDGRSRRRRGGSGGDAAGAGDAGSAGERAGRTGAPAGGGHRHACAECGKTYATSSNLSRHKQTHRSLDSQLARKCPTCGKAYVSMPALAMHVLTHNLRHKCGVCGKAFSRPWLLQGHMRSHTGEKPFGCAHCGKAFADRSNLRAHMQTHSAFKHYRCRQCDKSFALKSYLHKHCEAACVKGAEPPPLPPAGPAS